A genomic window from Leptolyngbya sp. BL0902 includes:
- a CDS encoding class I SAM-dependent methyltransferase — MSNRTLALTDNLYNYLLAHSVQETDLLKELRQETAQHPMAQMQIAPEQGQFMALLIQLMGATKALEVGVFTGYSALRVALALPPEGRLVACDVNPDYTAIAQRYWERAGVAHKIDLRLGPATETLAQLIAEGQQDSFDFAFIDADKRHYPTYYEQVLQLLRPGGLMAIDNVLWSGRVADPTVTDSRTQILRDLNANLAADPRIVLSLLPLADGLTLALKRP, encoded by the coding sequence ATGTCTAACCGCACCCTCGCCCTCACCGATAATCTCTACAACTACCTCCTCGCCCATTCGGTGCAGGAGACTGACCTTTTGAAGGAGTTGCGCCAGGAAACGGCCCAGCACCCCATGGCCCAAATGCAGATTGCGCCGGAGCAGGGGCAGTTTATGGCGCTGTTGATTCAGCTTATGGGGGCAACCAAAGCGCTGGAGGTAGGGGTGTTTACGGGCTATAGCGCCCTGCGGGTGGCCCTGGCCCTGCCGCCGGAGGGACGGTTAGTGGCCTGTGACGTCAACCCCGACTACACTGCCATCGCCCAGCGCTACTGGGAGCGGGCCGGAGTGGCCCACAAAATAGACCTGCGCCTTGGCCCCGCCACCGAAACCCTCGCCCAACTGATCGCCGAAGGACAGCAGGATAGCTTTGATTTTGCCTTTATTGACGCCGACAAGCGCCACTACCCCACCTACTACGAGCAGGTTTTACAACTGCTGCGCCCCGGCGGGCTGATGGCCATTGACAATGTGCTGTGGTCGGGGCGGGTGGCCGATCCCACCGTCACCGATAGCCGTACCCAAATCCTGCGGGATTTGAATGCCAACCTCGCCGCCGACCCGCGCATTGTCCTGAGCCTCCTGCCCCTAGCCGACGGCCTCACCCTGGCCCTCAAACGGCCCTAG
- a CDS encoding ABC transporter ATP-binding protein yields MSDSILDVRHLRVEFAVEGRVIPAVNDISFQVKRGQTLGIVGESGSGKSVTSLAVMGLVPSPPGRVVGGDLIFQAPDTPAVNLMALSDDQRQAYRGGQIAMIFQEPMSSLNPVYTIGFQMVEAIRQHQNLSPEAAQRQAIERLQEVKLLPQTDQHRAELRQAQPHLSDQTLTAQIEAQQQAMLNRYPHELSGGQIQRVMIAMAISGNPALLIADEPTTALDVTVQATILDLLRELRDRRGMSLMFITHDLGIIAEIADQVAVMYQGKIVEAGSVMEIFANPKHPYTKGLLACRPQPEQRLRRLPTVADFMGTEVEQGHLTIREKVLDETARAQFSPLTEAELDVRRQTLEASPPLLRVEHLKVGYPIRGVFGKTQRYTLAVNDVSFHIQTGETFGLVGESGCGKTTLGRALLRLVNPLSGHIWFEGRDVLALKPQALRTLRRDMQIVFQDPYSSLDPRMSVGAAIAEPLKIHGVVKSQRNQKERVAYLLERVGLPADCMNRFPHEFSGGQRQRICIARALALNPKFIICDESVSALDVSVQAQVLNLLKELQAEFNLTYIFISHDLAVVKFMSDRIMVMNQGQVEEIGPAEAVYRQPQTAYTQKLIQSIPIGSLERIEELQQGRLVA; encoded by the coding sequence ATGAGCGATTCTATTCTCGATGTCCGTCACCTGCGGGTGGAGTTTGCGGTGGAGGGCCGGGTTATTCCTGCCGTCAACGATATTTCCTTCCAGGTCAAACGGGGCCAAACCCTGGGCATTGTGGGCGAGTCGGGGTCGGGCAAGTCGGTGACGTCCTTAGCGGTAATGGGCCTAGTGCCCTCGCCACCGGGGCGGGTGGTGGGCGGCGACCTGATCTTTCAGGCCCCCGACACCCCCGCCGTCAACCTCATGGCCCTCAGCGACGATCAGCGCCAAGCCTACCGGGGTGGCCAAATCGCCATGATTTTCCAGGAGCCCATGAGTTCCCTCAATCCGGTGTATACCATTGGGTTTCAAATGGTGGAGGCCATCCGCCAGCACCAAAACCTCAGCCCAGAGGCTGCCCAGCGTCAGGCCATTGAACGCTTGCAGGAGGTGAAGCTGCTGCCCCAGACCGACCAGCACCGGGCCGAGCTGCGCCAAGCCCAGCCCCATCTCTCGGATCAGACGCTCACGGCCCAGATCGAAGCCCAGCAGCAGGCCATGCTCAACCGCTACCCCCACGAACTTTCCGGGGGCCAAATTCAGCGGGTCATGATCGCCATGGCGATTTCCGGCAACCCCGCCCTGCTGATTGCCGACGAACCCACCACCGCCCTAGACGTCACCGTTCAGGCCACGATTTTGGATCTGCTGCGGGAACTGCGGGATCGGCGGGGGATGTCCCTGATGTTTATCACCCACGACCTGGGGATCATCGCCGAAATTGCCGACCAGGTCGCCGTGATGTACCAGGGTAAAATCGTAGAAGCCGGATCGGTGATGGAGATCTTTGCCAACCCCAAACATCCCTACACCAAAGGCCTCTTGGCCTGCCGCCCCCAGCCTGAACAGCGGTTGCGCCGCCTGCCCACCGTGGCCGACTTCATGGGCACCGAGGTGGAGCAGGGGCATCTCACCATCCGCGAGAAGGTGTTGGATGAGACTGCGCGGGCTCAGTTTTCACCGCTGACGGAGGCGGAACTTGATGTCCGTCGGCAAACCCTGGAGGCCAGTCCTCCCCTGCTGAGGGTGGAGCACCTGAAGGTGGGCTATCCTATCCGGGGCGTCTTCGGCAAAACCCAGCGCTATACCCTAGCGGTGAACGACGTATCCTTCCACATCCAAACTGGAGAAACCTTTGGCCTAGTGGGCGAATCGGGCTGCGGCAAGACCACCCTAGGCCGCGCCCTGCTGCGCCTGGTCAACCCCCTCAGCGGCCATATCTGGTTTGAGGGACGCGATGTTCTGGCCCTCAAGCCCCAGGCCCTGCGCACCCTGCGCCGCGATATGCAAATTGTGTTCCAAGATCCCTACAGTTCCCTCGATCCGCGTATGAGTGTGGGAGCCGCCATCGCCGAACCCCTGAAAATCCATGGCGTCGTCAAAAGCCAGCGCAACCAAAAGGAGCGAGTTGCCTACCTGCTCGAACGGGTGGGCCTGCCCGCCGACTGCATGAACCGCTTCCCCCACGAGTTTTCTGGGGGCCAACGCCAGCGGATCTGCATTGCCCGTGCCCTCGCCCTCAACCCCAAATTCATCATCTGCGACGAGTCTGTTTCTGCGCTGGATGTCTCCGTCCAGGCCCAAGTGCTGAACCTGCTGAAGGAACTCCAGGCCGAATTCAATCTCACCTATATTTTCATCTCCCACGACCTCGCAGTTGTGAAGTTCATGAGCGACCGCATCATGGTGATGAACCAAGGCCAGGTCGAAGAAATCGGCCCCGCCGAAGCGGTCTATCGCCAACCCCAAACCGCCTACACCCAAAAGCTGATTCAATCCATCCCCATTGGTAGCCTAGAGCGCATTGAGGAACTACAACAAGGTCGCCTAGTGGCCTAA
- a CDS encoding vitamin K epoxide reductase family protein — translation MRRRRQESRWIHRRSRWLLGGIAALGAVETAYLTVMKFMGSDACPTEGCDRVLNSPYATVFGLPLTLFGFLGYAAMFALATAPLWITPDRNKGLHQTLETKTWPLIFALSTAMLAFSSYLMVIMAFEIRAFCPFCVASALFALAMFVITLLGRRWDDLGQLAFIGVIVATVTLTGVMAVYAPIRAGGGAATAQGQTGPPITTASGPAEIALAQHLKDSGAAMYSAWWCPHCHSQKQAFGAEAVSILPNVECDPEGINPQPALCRSKSGVTGFPTWEINGEFYPGAQPLSRLAELSGYTGPTNFLR, via the coding sequence ATGAGACGACGTCGTCAAGAAAGTCGCTGGATCCATCGCCGCTCCCGTTGGTTATTGGGCGGCATTGCGGCCCTAGGGGCGGTGGAAACGGCCTACCTCACGGTTATGAAATTCATGGGCAGCGACGCCTGTCCGACGGAGGGCTGTGATCGGGTGTTGAATAGCCCCTATGCCACCGTCTTTGGCCTCCCGCTGACGCTGTTTGGCTTCCTGGGCTATGCCGCCATGTTCGCTCTGGCCACCGCTCCCCTCTGGATCACCCCTGACCGCAACAAAGGTCTGCACCAAACCCTAGAGACCAAGACCTGGCCGCTGATCTTTGCCCTGTCCACGGCGATGTTGGCCTTCAGCAGCTACCTGATGGTCATCATGGCCTTTGAAATTCGGGCCTTCTGCCCCTTCTGCGTGGCCTCGGCCCTATTTGCCCTGGCGATGTTTGTGATCACCCTACTAGGGCGGCGCTGGGATGACCTGGGGCAGTTGGCCTTCATCGGCGTCATTGTGGCCACGGTGACGCTGACGGGGGTGATGGCGGTCTACGCTCCCATCCGGGCGGGCGGCGGTGCGGCTACAGCCCAAGGTCAGACTGGCCCGCCGATCACCACGGCCTCTGGCCCCGCTGAAATCGCCCTAGCGCAACACCTGAAAGACAGCGGAGCCGCCATGTATTCAGCCTGGTGGTGCCCCCACTGCCACAGCCAAAAGCAAGCCTTTGGGGCTGAGGCGGTTTCGATTTTGCCCAACGTGGAGTGCGATCCCGAAGGCATCAACCCCCAGCCCGCGCTGTGTCGCTCCAAATCTGGAGTAACGGGCTTTCCCACCTGGGAGATTAACGGCGAGTTTTACCCCGGTGCCCAGCCCCTCAGCCGCTTGGCCGAACTGTCTGGCTACACTGGCCCCACCAACTTCCTGCGCTAG
- a CDS encoding hemolysin family protein codes for MLSLVLAILVMLVGSALCSSSEVALLSIPVLKVQQLAETQKPAALALLAIRQRVNRPIATIVILNNLFNIVGSVFIGGMAATIFQDALLGMFTAALTLLVILFGEIFPKIFGERYAIPLALAIAVPIRGMTWLFTPIVMALEWVTAPFINSGQRPSTNEAEIKLMATIGHQEGIIEADEAEMIRRVFRLNDTKSINIMTPRVALTHLPGDLTIAEAQDKIFNSQHSRILVSDTDIDHILGLVMKNDLLAALIQGRGQQLIRDVVRPVRFVSETERADKLLQEFQTAREHLAVVVDEYGGVSGVVTLEDVLEVLTGEIVDETDRSIDLQTLARQRQRQLLQSRGFNWPAEP; via the coding sequence ATGCTGAGTCTGGTACTCGCTATTCTCGTGATGCTTGTCGGCTCGGCGCTATGTTCTAGCAGCGAGGTAGCCCTGTTGTCGATCCCTGTCCTCAAGGTGCAGCAACTGGCCGAGACTCAAAAGCCCGCTGCCCTCGCCCTGCTGGCCATCCGTCAGCGGGTGAATCGCCCCATCGCCACCATTGTGATTCTCAACAACCTGTTCAACATCGTGGGCAGCGTTTTCATTGGGGGCATGGCCGCGACGATTTTCCAAGATGCCCTGTTGGGAATGTTCACGGCGGCGCTCACCCTGTTGGTAATCCTGTTTGGCGAGATTTTCCCGAAGATCTTTGGCGAACGCTATGCTATTCCCCTAGCTCTGGCCATTGCGGTGCCCATTCGCGGAATGACCTGGCTCTTTACGCCGATTGTGATGGCCCTTGAGTGGGTAACAGCACCGTTTATCAACTCTGGCCAGCGCCCCAGCACCAACGAAGCCGAAATTAAGCTGATGGCCACCATCGGCCACCAAGAGGGCATCATCGAAGCCGACGAGGCAGAGATGATCCGGCGGGTGTTTCGCCTCAACGACACCAAATCCATCAACATCATGACCCCACGGGTGGCCCTTACCCACCTGCCGGGGGATCTCACCATTGCCGAAGCCCAGGACAAAATCTTCAACTCCCAGCACAGCCGCATCCTGGTCAGCGACACCGACATCGACCACATTTTGGGCCTGGTGATGAAAAACGATCTGCTGGCGGCTCTCATCCAGGGTCGAGGGCAGCAGTTGATTCGCGATGTGGTGCGCCCGGTGCGCTTTGTCTCCGAAACCGAGCGGGCCGATAAGCTGCTGCAAGAATTTCAAACCGCCCGCGAACATTTGGCCGTGGTGGTGGATGAGTATGGCGGCGTTTCCGGCGTCGTCACCCTGGAGGACGTGCTAGAGGTGTTGACCGGGGAAATTGTAGACGAAACCGACCGCAGCATCGACCTGCAAACCCTCGCCCGCCAGCGCCAGCGCCAGCTCTTGCAGTCCCGTGGTTTTAACTGGCCCGCCGAACCCTAG
- the btpA gene encoding photosystem I biogenesis protein BtpA: MDLFETFGTDHPVIGVVHLLPLPQSPRWQGSLQQVIDRAEQEATALASGGVHGLIVENFFDAPFTKGSVDPAVVSAMSLVVHRLQTLVTVPIGLNVLRNDARSAMAIATCVGAKFIRVNVLTGVMATDQGLIEGCAHDLLRYRRELGSEVKILADVLVKHARPLGSPNLTTAVQEAIHRGMADGIILSGWATGSPPSLEDLELAKAAAGNCPVFIGSGADWDNIGTLMQAADGVIVASSLKRHGDINQPIDPIRVGQFVDAMAEGLQNPDLSPTVPTLAVS, encoded by the coding sequence GTGGACTTATTTGAAACCTTTGGAACCGATCACCCCGTCATTGGCGTTGTCCACCTGCTGCCCTTGCCCCAGTCGCCCCGCTGGCAAGGTAGCCTTCAGCAGGTCATCGACCGCGCCGAACAGGAGGCCACGGCCCTAGCCTCAGGGGGAGTTCACGGCCTGATTGTCGAGAATTTTTTTGATGCGCCCTTCACCAAAGGATCCGTCGATCCCGCTGTGGTCAGCGCCATGAGCTTGGTGGTTCATCGCCTGCAAACCCTGGTGACGGTGCCCATTGGCCTCAATGTGCTTCGCAACGATGCCCGTAGCGCCATGGCCATTGCCACCTGTGTGGGGGCCAAGTTCATTCGGGTGAACGTGCTGACGGGGGTGATGGCGACGGATCAGGGCTTGATCGAAGGCTGTGCCCATGACCTATTGCGCTATCGCCGTGAGTTGGGCAGTGAGGTCAAGATCCTCGCCGATGTGCTGGTGAAACACGCCCGCCCCCTAGGCTCCCCCAACCTAACGACGGCGGTGCAGGAAGCCATCCACCGGGGCATGGCCGACGGCATTATTCTATCGGGTTGGGCCACGGGTAGCCCCCCCAGCCTAGAGGACTTAGAACTGGCCAAGGCAGCGGCGGGCAACTGCCCGGTCTTCATCGGCAGCGGGGCTGATTGGGACAACATCGGTACCCTGATGCAGGCGGCGGACGGGGTGATTGTGGCCAGCTCCCTCAAGCGCCACGGCGACATCAACCAGCCCATCGACCCCATTCGGGTAGGACAATTTGTCGATGCCATGGCTGAAGGGTTACAAAACCCTGACCTCAGCCCCACCGTTCCTACCCTAGCGGTCTCCTAA
- a CDS encoding RidA family protein has product MAPQRVFSGTPWEATVGYCRALRVGSQIFVSGTAPSDGQGGTYAPGDGYAQTHRCLAIIEAALEELGASLADVVRTRLYVTDLDQWEAIAKAHQERFGDHPPTSTLVKVAGLINPDMVIEIESEAYCEPVALAAPPEAPAMTRRAILGRPIQPNTYPYGSTYPPTTAQDLDEGCLD; this is encoded by the coding sequence ATGGCCCCCCAGCGCGTTTTTTCCGGTACCCCATGGGAAGCCACCGTGGGCTATTGCCGTGCCCTGCGGGTGGGGTCGCAGATTTTTGTCTCCGGCACAGCCCCCAGCGATGGCCAAGGCGGCACCTATGCCCCTGGGGATGGCTACGCCCAAACCCATCGGTGCTTGGCCATCATTGAGGCCGCCCTGGAGGAATTGGGGGCCAGCTTGGCGGACGTGGTGCGAACTCGCCTCTACGTCACGGATCTCGACCAGTGGGAAGCCATTGCCAAGGCCCACCAAGAGCGCTTTGGCGATCATCCCCCGACCAGCACCCTGGTCAAGGTAGCGGGGTTGATCAACCCGGATATGGTGATCGAGATTGAGTCCGAAGCCTACTGTGAACCCGTGGCCCTTGCCGCGCCTCCAGAGGCTCCGGCCATGACGCGGCGGGCGATTCTGGGCCGTCCTATCCAACCCAACACCTATCCCTACGGCAGCACCTACCCGCCCACCACCGCCCAGGATTTAGACGAAGGGTGTTTAGACTAA
- a CDS encoding glutamate-5-semialdehyde dehydrogenase, translating into MTASPAAQSSHSPLPTAHSLAPLAQATRRAAQRLATATTADKNRAIEAIATALEQHEAAIVAANQADCEAALQDHLAKPLYERLKLDAVKLRGAITGLRDVAKLPDPVGTVQIHRELDAGLVLKRITCPLGVLGVIFESRPDAVMQISALAVKSGNGVILKGGKEAVQSCTALVAAIKQGLETAGFDPAAVQLLTTREETQAMLALDEYIDLIIPRGSNAFVRFVQNNTRIPVLGHADGICHLYIDAEADLAKAAPIAVDAKAAYPSACNAIETLLIHQAIAATALPALATALREAGVELRGDDRSRQILPDLIPATEEDWATEYSDLILAIKVVDDLEAAVTHINTYGSRHTDAIVTENATTAAQFMAEVDAAGVYHNCSTRFADGFRYGFGAEVGISTQKMPPRGPVGLEGLVTYKYQVVGDGHVSTTYSGPNAKPFTHRDL; encoded by the coding sequence ATGACTGCCTCCCCTGCCGCTCAATCGTCCCACTCCCCACTGCCCACGGCCCACTCCCTCGCGCCCCTGGCCCAGGCCACCCGCCGCGCCGCCCAGCGCCTTGCTACGGCCACCACTGCCGACAAAAATCGCGCCATCGAGGCCATCGCCACCGCCCTAGAGCAACACGAGGCGGCGATTGTGGCGGCGAACCAGGCGGATTGTGAGGCGGCTTTACAGGATCACCTGGCCAAACCCCTCTACGAACGCCTGAAGCTGGACGCCGTGAAGCTGCGGGGAGCCATTACGGGCCTGCGCGATGTGGCCAAGCTGCCCGATCCGGTGGGGACGGTGCAAATCCATCGCGAACTGGATGCGGGGCTGGTGCTGAAGCGGATCACCTGTCCCCTGGGGGTGTTGGGGGTGATTTTTGAATCGCGGCCCGATGCAGTGATGCAGATTTCGGCCTTGGCGGTGAAGTCGGGCAACGGGGTGATTTTGAAGGGCGGCAAGGAGGCGGTGCAGTCCTGTACGGCCCTGGTGGCGGCGATTAAGCAGGGGCTAGAAACGGCGGGGTTCGATCCGGCGGCGGTGCAGTTGCTCACCACCCGCGAAGAAACCCAGGCTATGCTTGCCCTTGACGAATACATCGACCTGATTATTCCCAGGGGTTCCAACGCCTTTGTGCGCTTTGTGCAAAACAACACCCGCATCCCCGTGCTGGGCCACGCGGACGGCATTTGTCATCTCTATATTGATGCCGAAGCCGACCTGGCCAAAGCCGCCCCCATTGCCGTGGATGCCAAAGCCGCCTATCCCTCGGCCTGCAACGCCATCGAAACCCTGCTGATTCACCAGGCCATTGCCGCCACCGCCCTGCCTGCCCTCGCCACTGCCCTACGGGAAGCCGGGGTAGAACTGCGGGGAGACGACCGATCTCGCCAAATCCTGCCCGACCTAATCCCCGCCACCGAGGAAGACTGGGCCACGGAATACAGTGACCTCATCCTCGCCATCAAAGTGGTGGATGATCTAGAAGCCGCCGTCACCCACATCAACACCTACGGCTCTCGCCACACCGACGCCATCGTCACCGAAAACGCCACCACCGCCGCCCAGTTTATGGCCGAGGTGGATGCCGCCGGGGTCTACCACAACTGCTCCACCCGCTTTGCCGATGGCTTCCGCTATGGCTTTGGGGCCGAGGTGGGCATTAGCACCCAAAAAATGCCGCCCCGTGGGCCAGTGGGGCTAGAGGGCCTTGTCACCTACAAATACCAAGTGGTGGGCGATGGCCATGTCTCCACCACCTACAGCGGCCCCAACGCCAAACCCTTCACCCATCGGGATTTGTAA
- a CDS encoding biotin transporter BioY gives MKSSAVLAPFELLWALIGLVLTIVATWMEAFTVNPPWVWGQAGLAVMSLGVSFQVGAVLLTGCVGGKNAAALSQIAYLVLGLALFRVFEFPVFTQGGGLSYVREPSFGYLLGFLPAGWLCGYLAFQDPPKLENLAVSSLCGLGMIHACGLVYLTFASLLGWLNAVSASYWDLVMTYSVLPFPGHLVVVCAVSVLSLALRQLLFY, from the coding sequence GTGAAGTCGTCTGCGGTGCTAGCGCCATTTGAACTACTCTGGGCACTAATTGGCCTGGTACTCACCATTGTGGCTACCTGGATGGAGGCGTTTACCGTTAACCCGCCCTGGGTGTGGGGCCAAGCGGGGCTAGCCGTCATGTCCTTGGGCGTGAGTTTCCAGGTGGGGGCGGTGCTGCTAACGGGCTGCGTGGGCGGCAAAAATGCGGCGGCGCTTTCACAGATCGCCTATCTGGTGCTGGGGTTGGCCCTATTTCGGGTCTTCGAGTTTCCGGTGTTTACCCAGGGCGGCGGCCTCAGCTATGTGCGTGAGCCCAGCTTTGGCTATTTGCTCGGCTTTCTGCCAGCGGGCTGGCTGTGCGGCTATCTAGCCTTTCAAGATCCCCCCAAACTTGAGAACCTCGCGGTTAGTAGTCTCTGCGGCCTGGGGATGATCCACGCCTGTGGGCTGGTTTACCTCACGTTCGCTTCCCTGCTAGGCTGGCTGAATGCGGTATCCGCCTCCTACTGGGATTTAGTCATGACCTATTCCGTCCTGCCCTTTCCAGGTCATCTGGTGGTGGTTTGTGCGGTGTCTGTGTTGTCCTTAGCCCTCCGGCAATTGCTCTTTTATTAA
- the lspA gene encoding signal peptidase II: MQLRNHWFWVAAVLGLVIDQLTKYWVTQTFELTNPPDSMPLWPGVFYFTYVTNTGAAFSLFSNNGEWLRWLSMAVSAGLIALGWGVALPNRWEQVGYGFILAGALGNGIDRVLAGEVVDFLDFRLIRFPIFNMADVWINIGIICLLIAALRHPTKHPENS; encoded by the coding sequence ATGCAACTTCGCAATCATTGGTTTTGGGTCGCGGCGGTGCTGGGCTTGGTGATCGATCAACTCACCAAGTACTGGGTGACGCAAACCTTTGAACTGACCAACCCGCCAGACTCCATGCCGCTTTGGCCGGGGGTGTTTTACTTTACCTACGTCACCAACACCGGAGCCGCCTTCAGCCTGTTTAGCAACAATGGCGAATGGCTTCGGTGGCTCTCCATGGCGGTCAGCGCTGGGTTGATAGCCCTGGGCTGGGGTGTGGCCCTTCCCAACCGCTGGGAACAGGTAGGCTATGGCTTCATCCTGGCCGGAGCCCTGGGCAACGGTATTGACCGGGTGCTGGCGGGCGAGGTGGTAGATTTTTTAGACTTTCGCCTGATCCGTTTCCCGATTTTTAACATGGCCGATGTCTGGATCAATATCGGCATCATCTGCCTGTTGATTGCCGCCCTACGCCACCCGACCAAGCATCCCGAAAATAGTTAG
- a CDS encoding SDR family NAD(P)-dependent oxidoreductase, producing the protein MQVLTDLMSHLWMMGRQNRRAPSAVIPALFPTQTPFLTQLGAARPDYSIHGKTALITGASRGIGRAIALALADHGARCLVLVARDGQRLAQVATEVEQRGAKVVLLPLDLTQPVAVNVAIAQAWQQHGPIHLLVNCAGVAHQAPFLQTSLHQVQAELDTNLLGLYTITRLVARRMVVRREGCIINVSSLMGKVAAPTMATYSATKFAILGFTQALRGELAPHRVRVVALLPSLTETDMVRGLSRFRGVQSTPPDRVAAALLRGLGQGQTEILVGWQSQWAVLAQRWMPNLVERLVRWASPKLSAPRPPRPAAIHPQEG; encoded by the coding sequence ATGCAAGTTTTGACTGATCTGATGTCCCATCTATGGATGATGGGACGCCAAAACCGCCGTGCCCCATCGGCTGTCATCCCTGCGTTGTTCCCGACGCAGACGCCTTTCTTAACCCAACTGGGAGCGGCCCGCCCAGATTATTCCATCCATGGAAAAACCGCCCTGATCACCGGAGCCTCGCGGGGCATTGGCCGCGCCATTGCCTTGGCCTTGGCGGATCACGGTGCCCGGTGCCTGGTGCTGGTGGCCCGCGATGGCCAACGGTTGGCCCAGGTGGCCACCGAGGTCGAACAACGGGGGGCGAAGGTGGTGCTTTTGCCGCTCGATCTGACCCAGCCCGTGGCGGTGAATGTAGCCATTGCCCAGGCTTGGCAACAGCACGGCCCCATCCATCTGCTGGTGAACTGTGCCGGAGTGGCTCACCAAGCGCCTTTTTTACAGACATCTCTGCATCAGGTGCAGGCGGAGCTGGACACCAACCTGCTGGGGCTGTACACCATCACCCGCCTGGTGGCCCGCCGCATGGTGGTTCGGCGTGAGGGCTGCATTATCAATGTTTCTAGCCTCATGGGCAAGGTGGCCGCGCCGACCATGGCTACCTATTCCGCCACCAAGTTTGCCATTCTAGGCTTTACCCAGGCCCTGCGCGGTGAATTGGCCCCCCATCGGGTGCGGGTGGTGGCGCTGTTGCCCTCCCTCACCGAGACCGATATGGTGCGAGGATTATCGAGGTTTCGCGGCGTGCAATCCACCCCACCCGACCGAGTAGCGGCGGCCCTGTTGCGCGGGCTAGGCCAGGGGCAGACGGAAATTCTGGTGGGGTGGCAAAGCCAATGGGCCGTCTTAGCGCAGCGGTGGATGCCCAATCTGGTGGAACGCTTGGTGCGATGGGCCAGTCCAAAACTGTCCGCCCCTCGACCACCTAGGCCCGCCGCCATCCATCCCCAGGAAGGATAG
- a CDS encoding MoaD/ThiS family protein — MDSMTVTVKLFSIYQEAYGVPEVVWDFPPQSTVASVLDRALADHPRLEPWRDKTRLGLNLQFVSADTPLTQGDEVVLIPPVSGG; from the coding sequence ATGGATTCCATGACTGTGACGGTGAAGCTCTTTTCCATTTACCAGGAAGCCTACGGCGTGCCGGAGGTGGTGTGGGACTTTCCACCCCAAAGCACCGTAGCATCTGTCCTAGACCGAGCCTTGGCCGATCATCCCCGCCTAGAACCCTGGCGCGACAAAACCCGCCTGGGCCTCAACCTTCAGTTCGTCAGCGCCGATACGCCCCTGACCCAGGGGGACGAAGTGGTGCTGATTCCTCCGGTGAGCGGGGGCTGA
- a CDS encoding bifunctional 4-hydroxy-2-oxoglutarate aldolase/2-dehydro-3-deoxy-phosphogluconate aldolase, with protein MDTATFLETLRQQRAIAVLRAPRFDLGLRMAEAAAAGGVRLIEITWNSDQPDKLVTHLRQALPHCWIGVGTVLSMADLQAAMAAGAEFGFSPYTDPDLLQWAVDRQWPLVSGALTPSEIGAAWRAGAPAVKVFPVWAMGGPSYLRSLQAPLGHIPLVPTGGLTLDQVESLLHAGATAVGLSTGLFPAQALAQEDWATITDLARQLIGLCQTARSAQPQGQKTQGQHSPPLANALESADNA; from the coding sequence ATGGATACAGCTACATTTTTAGAGACTTTGCGACAACAGCGGGCCATTGCCGTGCTGCGTGCGCCCCGTTTTGATCTGGGCCTGCGGATGGCTGAAGCGGCGGCGGCGGGCGGGGTGCGACTGATTGAAATTACCTGGAACAGCGACCAGCCAGACAAGTTGGTTACGCATCTGCGCCAAGCCCTGCCCCACTGTTGGATTGGGGTGGGCACGGTGCTGTCCATGGCAGATTTGCAGGCGGCGATGGCCGCAGGGGCCGAGTTTGGGTTTTCGCCCTACACGGATCCCGACCTCTTGCAATGGGCGGTGGATCGGCAGTGGCCCCTAGTCTCCGGAGCCCTCACCCCCAGCGAAATTGGTGCGGCATGGCGGGCCGGAGCCCCGGCGGTGAAGGTGTTTCCGGTGTGGGCTATGGGTGGGCCAAGCTATCTCCGCAGTTTGCAAGCGCCCCTGGGCCACATTCCCCTCGTGCCCACGGGTGGCCTTACCCTTGACCAAGTAGAGTCTTTGCTACACGCTGGGGCGACGGCAGTGGGGTTGTCCACGGGGCTGTTTCCTGCCCAAGCCCTAGCCCAGGAAGACTGGGCGACGATTACCGATCTCGCACGGCAACTCATTGGGCTTTGCCAAACCGCCAGATCCGCCCAGCCCCAGGGCCAGAAAACCCAGGGCCAACACTCTCCACCCCTAGCGAATGCGCTGGAGAGTGCTGATAATGCCTAG